Proteins encoded in a region of the Scatophagus argus isolate fScaArg1 chromosome 1, fScaArg1.pri, whole genome shotgun sequence genome:
- the mc1r gene encoding melanocyte-stimulating hormone receptor encodes MEITNRSLHNPYILHMELGPLNDFIEENETNLTTGERNSLGCVQILIPQELFLALGLISLVENILVILAIIKNRNLHSPMYYFICCLAVSDLLVSVSNVVETIFMLLNDHGLMDAHPGMLRHLDNVIDVMICSSVVSSLSFLCTIAADRYITIFYALRYHSIMTTQRAVIIIVVVWLASITSSILFIVYHTDNAVIVCLVTFFCTTLVFNAVLYLHMFLLAHVHSRRIMAVNKSRRQSTSMKGAITLTILLGVFILCWGPFFLHLILILTCPTSPFCNCFFRNFNLFLILIICNSLIDPLIYAYRSQELRKTLQELVLCSWCFGV; translated from the coding sequence ATGGAAATTACCAACAGGTCGCTGCATAACCCCTACATCCTCCACATGGAGCTCGGCCCGCTAAATGACTTTATAGAGGAGAACGAAACCAACCTCACCACCGGAGAGCGAAACTCTTTGGGCTGCGTGCAGATCCTCATCCCCCAGGAGCTCTTCCTGGCTCTGGGGCTCATCAGCCTGGTGGAGAACATCCTGGTGATTCTGGCCATCATCAAGAACCGCAATCTGCACTCGCCCATGTACTACTTCATCTGCTGCCTGGCCGTGTCCGATCTGTTGGTGAGTGTGAGCAACGTGGTGGAGACCATCTTCATGCTTCTCAACGACCACGGCCTGATGGACGCGCACCCTGGCATGCTGCGCCACCTGGACAATGTGATCGACGTGATGATCTGCAGCTCCGTGGTGTCTTCGCTCTCCTTTCTGTGCACCATCGCCGCGGATCGCTACATCACAATCTTTTACGCGCTGCGCTATCACAGCATCATGACCACGCAGCGCGCCGTCATCATCATCGTGGTGGTGTGGCTGGCCAGCATCACCTCCAGTATCCTCTTCATCGTGTACCACACCGACAACGCCGTCATCGTGTGCCTCGTGACCTTCTTCTGCACAACCCTGGTGTTTAACGCCGTGCTGTACCTGCACATGTTCCTCCTGGCGCACGTGCACTCCCGACGCATCATGGCTGTCAACAAAAGCAGGCGCCAATCCACGAGCATGAAGGGAGCGATTACCCTCACCATCCTGCTCGGAGTCTTCATTTTATGCTGGGGCCCCTTCTTCCTCcacctcatcctcatcctcacctgCCCCACCAGCCCCTTCTGCAACTGTTTCTTCAGAAACTTCAAccttttcctcatcctcatcatctgtAACTCGCTCATCGATCCGCTCATCTACGCCTACCGGAGCCAGGAGCTGCGTAAAACCCTGCAGGAGCTGGTCCTGTGCTCTTGGTGCTTCGGCGTGTGA